A portion of the Candidatus Krumholzibacteriota bacterium genome contains these proteins:
- a CDS encoding GDP-mannose 4,6-dehydratase yields the protein MKVLITGITGFAGSHLADYCLANQDVDLYGIIRWRSRTENIEHIWDKLKLLECDLRDASSTRQVVEDIMPDYIFHLAAQSFVPTSWSAPSESLITNIIGQLNIFEAVKKLDLKCRIQIACSSEEYGMVYPDEVPIKETSPLRPLSPYGVSKVGQDMLGYQYFMSYGMKIVRTRGFNHTGPRRGPVFVCSDFAKQIIDIENGIRKPVMEVGNLDARRDFTDVRDMVRAYWLSLEKGKPGEVYNICSGKSYSIREILDKLVEISGVEVDIKTDKGRLRPSDVPLLEGDYGKFHTDTGWKPEIPVDKTLSDLLDFWRNASGRSSR from the coding sequence ATGAAAGTCCTTATTACGGGAATAACCGGATTTGCCGGAAGCCACCTGGCAGATTATTGTCTGGCCAACCAGGATGTTGATCTCTACGGTATTATCCGCTGGAGAAGCCGCACGGAAAATATCGAACATATATGGGATAAGCTGAAACTGCTCGAATGCGATCTGCGCGACGCTTCTTCGACCAGGCAGGTCGTCGAGGATATAATGCCCGATTATATCTTTCATCTTGCCGCCCAGTCTTTTGTTCCGACCTCGTGGAGCGCTCCGAGCGAATCGCTGATCACTAATATTATCGGACAGCTTAATATCTTTGAAGCCGTGAAGAAACTCGATCTGAAATGCAGGATCCAGATCGCCTGTTCAAGCGAGGAATATGGGATGGTCTATCCCGATGAGGTGCCGATAAAGGAGACTTCCCCGCTCAGACCGCTCAGTCCGTATGGCGTAAGCAAGGTCGGACAGGATATGCTGGGATACCAGTATTTCATGAGTTACGGAATGAAAATAGTCAGGACGAGGGGGTTCAACCACACAGGTCCCAGGCGAGGTCCGGTATTCGTATGCAGTGATTTCGCCAAACAGATCATCGATATCGAAAATGGAATCCGTAAGCCGGTGATGGAAGTCGGTAATCTCGACGCGAGGAGGGATTTTACCGATGTGCGGGATATGGTGAGGGCGTACTGGCTTTCCCTTGAGAAGGGAAAACCGGGAGAAGTGTACAACATCTGTAGCGGAAAAAGTTATAGTATAAGGGAGATACTCGACAAACTCGTGGAAATCTCAGGGGTAGAGGTAGATATAAAGACTGACAAAGGGAGGTTGCGTCCCAGTGACGTGCCGCTGCTTGAAGGCGATTATGGAAAGTTCCATACCGATACTGGCTGGAAACCGGAAATACCTGTCGACAAGACGCTTTCTGATCTCCTTGATTTCTGGAGGAACGCGTCCGGTCGATCATCACGGTAG
- a CDS encoding GDP-mannose 4,6-dehydratase, giving the protein MRAMVTGANGFVGEYLLRELSEAGYDLIAVDLEARGGAGKDRFPRGLSYEQCDLRQAAQVEKVIVEWSPDLIFHLAAQSSAARSFGDPAGTFQVNLLGTLNLLEADRKNGLGARIMLTGSSEEYGVRDPDEMPLSEDSPVEPVSPYAASKAAQNLLAMQYFRAFGSRILMTRSFSHTGPGQTPVFVLPSFARQCARIADGIDEPVILTGNLEVERDFLDVRDVARAYRMLIEKGEDGQIYNVCSGSGLLLADALESMIKKAGIDVETGTDPGLLRPVDVPVLVGDNFKIRNATGWKPEIDVDSMLRDLFEWWREKVSMEER; this is encoded by the coding sequence ATGAGAGCGATGGTGACAGGAGCAAACGGATTTGTTGGAGAGTACCTTCTCAGGGAACTCTCTGAAGCGGGGTACGATCTCATCGCGGTCGATCTCGAAGCACGGGGCGGGGCAGGCAAAGACCGGTTCCCTCGAGGGCTCAGTTATGAACAATGCGACCTTCGCCAGGCGGCCCAGGTGGAGAAGGTCATTGTGGAGTGGTCGCCGGATCTGATTTTTCACCTTGCAGCCCAGAGTTCAGCGGCAAGATCGTTCGGAGATCCTGCCGGCACTTTTCAGGTCAATCTCCTCGGCACCCTGAATCTTCTTGAAGCTGACAGGAAAAACGGCCTCGGGGCAAGGATCATGTTGACCGGTTCAAGCGAGGAGTATGGAGTCAGGGACCCTGACGAGATGCCTCTCTCCGAAGATTCACCCGTCGAACCTGTAAGTCCCTACGCGGCAAGCAAAGCGGCACAGAACCTGCTTGCGATGCAGTATTTCAGAGCTTTTGGAAGCAGGATCCTTATGACGCGCAGTTTCAGCCATACCGGTCCGGGTCAGACCCCGGTCTTTGTCCTTCCGTCATTTGCAAGGCAGTGCGCCAGGATAGCTGATGGAATCGACGAACCTGTCATCCTGACGGGGAATCTCGAAGTCGAACGGGATTTTCTCGATGTCAGGGATGTTGCAAGAGCATACAGGATGCTGATTGAGAAGGGCGAAGACGGACAGATCTATAATGTATGCTCCGGATCGGGGCTTTTATTGGCGGACGCGCTTGAGAGTATGATTAAGAAAGCTGGAATAGATGTAGAAACAGGAACCGATCCAGGTCTTCTCCGGCCGGTCGATGTCCCCGTCCTTGTCGGGGATAATTTCAAGATAAGAAACGCTACCGGCTGGAAGCCGGAGATCGATGTGGATTCGATGCTGAGAGACCTGTTCGAGTGGTGGCGGGAGAAGGTCTCCATGGAAGAGCGGTAA
- a CDS encoding UDP-glucose/GDP-mannose dehydrogenase family protein has translation MVGTGYVGLVSGACLADFGNTVICVDIDSERIENIKKGIMPIYEPGLKELVKRNYDAGRLRFTTDLSSSVKKSLVVFSAVGTPMDDDGSADLSAVYSVSRDVARNIDGYRIFVQKSTVPVGTSEEVGRIIKENLNGDIPFDLVSNPEFLREGSAIEDFMRPNRVVIGVNSDRAREIMRDIYRPLYLLETPIVFTSIRTAELVKYASNAFLAVKISFINEISDLCEKVDADVNEVARAIGLDKRIGPKFLHAGAGYGGSCLPKDVSAILHTADNSGVELKVIRAASDVNEERIDMILGKLGAEIDELKGKKITLLGLSFKPNTDDLRHAPSLKLVDRLRELGAVINAYDPIAMDNARKEYSGKIEFFSDEYSAMDGADALVLMTEWNEFRQLDFDRVKELLVEPVIVDCRNIYKPAVLKAMGFRYQSFGRPEDTVEQEM, from the coding sequence ATGGTTGGTACTGGTTACGTGGGACTTGTCAGCGGAGCCTGTCTTGCTGATTTTGGAAATACTGTGATATGCGTCGATATAGACAGCGAACGTATTGAGAATATAAAAAAAGGGATCATGCCGATCTATGAACCGGGGTTGAAGGAACTTGTCAAACGCAATTACGACGCGGGCAGGCTGCGATTTACTACAGACCTGTCCAGTTCGGTGAAGAAATCGCTCGTCGTCTTTTCCGCCGTCGGGACTCCAATGGATGATGATGGTTCAGCCGATCTAAGCGCGGTTTATTCCGTTTCAAGGGATGTGGCTCGGAATATCGACGGGTACAGGATATTCGTTCAGAAAAGCACCGTTCCTGTCGGTACGTCGGAAGAGGTCGGAAGGATCATAAAAGAGAACCTGAATGGCGACATACCGTTCGATCTCGTCTCGAACCCGGAATTTCTAAGAGAAGGATCCGCTATTGAGGATTTTATGAGGCCGAACAGGGTCGTCATAGGAGTAAACAGCGACAGGGCAAGAGAGATCATGAGGGATATATATCGCCCTTTATACCTTCTTGAGACACCGATCGTCTTTACATCTATCAGGACGGCCGAACTCGTCAAATACGCCAGCAACGCGTTTCTCGCGGTGAAGATCTCTTTTATCAACGAGATCTCGGATCTGTGCGAGAAAGTCGATGCCGATGTGAATGAAGTAGCCAGGGCTATCGGGCTTGACAAGAGGATCGGCCCGAAATTCCTTCATGCCGGTGCCGGGTATGGTGGATCCTGTCTTCCCAAAGACGTCTCCGCGATCCTTCATACGGCCGATAATTCGGGCGTCGAACTTAAAGTGATAAGGGCGGCGAGCGATGTCAACGAGGAGAGGATCGATATGATCCTTGGAAAACTTGGCGCCGAGATCGACGAATTAAAAGGAAAAAAAATAACGCTCCTCGGATTGTCATTCAAACCGAATACCGACGATCTTCGTCACGCCCCTTCTTTGAAGCTTGTAGACAGGTTGCGTGAACTCGGGGCGGTCATCAACGCGTATGACCCGATAGCGATGGATAATGCCCGTAAAGAATACAGCGGGAAGATCGAGTTCTTCAGCGATGAATATTCAGCGATGGACGGGGCTGACGCTCTCGTCCTGATGACCGAGTGGAACGAGTTCAGACAACTTGATTTTGACCGTGTCAAGGAACTTCTCGTCGAACCTGTGATAGTAGACTGCCGTAACATATACAAACCGGCCGTGTTGAAGGCGATGGGTTTCCGTTACCAGTCGTTCGGAAGGCCTGAAGATACCGTAGAACAGGAGATGTAA
- the rfbB gene encoding dTDP-glucose 4,6-dehydratase, producing MKKIVVTGGAGFIGSNFVRLLLKKKSNAKVIVLDKLTYAGNLDNLADSLKDRRFTFVKGDICNARLLGAILPGADIIYNFAAETHVDRSILEAGSFVKTDVVGTYTLLQNALKHEIPRFVQISTDEVYGSILKGKFRETDPMRPNSPYSASKAGADMLVRSFHRTYGLPAIITRSSNNYGPYQHPEKFIPLFSTNAIEGKPLPLYGDGRNVRDWIYVDDNCRAIELVGRKGKIGEIYNIGAGEEKTNLHIARKIIEISGADRALLTLITDRPGHDRRYAVHTGKITSLGWKKRVGFDQGMRKTVNWYVENENWWRKIKEGSFKKYYSRMYRKRIDTSLKKDK from the coding sequence ATGAAGAAAATCGTTGTTACCGGGGGTGCCGGTTTTATCGGGTCTAATTTTGTCAGGTTGCTTCTTAAAAAGAAATCAAACGCGAAAGTGATCGTGCTTGACAAGCTTACATACGCGGGAAATCTTGATAACCTGGCCGACTCCTTGAAAGACAGGCGATTTACATTTGTAAAAGGAGATATCTGTAATGCCAGGCTTCTTGGTGCTATTCTCCCCGGGGCCGATATAATATACAATTTTGCCGCTGAGACTCATGTCGACAGGTCGATCCTTGAGGCAGGATCTTTCGTGAAGACTGATGTCGTGGGAACTTACACTCTTCTGCAGAACGCCCTGAAACACGAGATACCCCGCTTCGTCCAGATCTCGACTGACGAAGTATATGGAAGCATCCTCAAGGGCAAGTTCAGGGAGACCGACCCGATGAGACCGAACAGTCCCTACTCGGCAAGCAAAGCTGGCGCCGACATGCTGGTGAGGTCTTTTCACAGGACGTACGGGCTTCCCGCCATCATCACGCGCAGCTCCAACAATTACGGGCCTTACCAGCATCCGGAAAAGTTCATACCTCTTTTCTCTACCAATGCAATAGAAGGAAAACCTCTTCCTCTTTATGGCGACGGAAGGAATGTCAGAGACTGGATATATGTCGATGACAACTGCAGGGCGATCGAACTTGTCGGCAGGAAGGGGAAGATCGGTGAGATCTATAATATTGGTGCGGGAGAGGAGAAGACTAATCTCCACATCGCCCGCAAGATCATAGAGATCTCTGGAGCGGACAGGGCGCTGCTGACGCTGATCACCGACCGCCCAGGGCATGACCGGCGATATGCCGTACATACCGGAAAGATAACCAGCCTGGGGTGGAAAAAAAGAGTCGGATTCGATCAGGGGATGAGAAAGACGGTCAATTGGTATGTCGAGAATGAGAACTGGTGGAGGAAAATAAAGGAAGGGTCATTTAAAAAATATTACAGCAGGATGTATCGAAAACGTATCGACACTTCTCTAAAGAAGGATAAATGA
- the wecB gene encoding UDP-N-acetylglucosamine 2-epimerase (non-hydrolyzing): MMKAALVAGARPNFMKIAPLMREFAGRGVETILIHTGQHYDKNMSKVFFEDLELPEPDIYLGVGSGSHAVQTAKVMIAFEEIMIEKKPDIIIVVGDVNSTVACSLVGAKLHIPVAHVEAGLRSFDLDMPEEINRMVTDILSRFCFTTSPEAETNLRREGVGGERIFFVGNIMIDSLLHYMEKSESMTILEDIGVKKGQYILVTLHRPSNVDTVEDLRSLFEMLTGLSQRMPVMFPVHPRTKKMIDAADPPFKTSENLMMIDPVGYLGFLKAMRYARIVITDSGGIQEETTVLGVPCITVRNNTERPITIDVGTNVLAGTDPLRVKEEALRILESGRDEYGIPPLWDGKTAGRIADVLQKHFD, from the coding sequence ATGATGAAAGCAGCCCTGGTAGCAGGAGCAAGACCGAATTTTATGAAAATAGCTCCCTTGATGAGGGAATTCGCTGGCAGGGGTGTCGAGACGATACTGATACATACAGGCCAGCATTACGACAAGAATATGTCGAAGGTGTTTTTCGAGGATCTCGAACTTCCCGAACCGGATATCTATCTCGGTGTCGGTTCCGGTTCGCATGCCGTACAGACGGCAAAAGTGATGATCGCCTTCGAAGAGATCATGATTGAGAAAAAACCGGACATCATCATCGTGGTCGGCGATGTCAATTCGACAGTCGCCTGTTCTCTGGTTGGCGCCAAACTTCATATACCGGTGGCTCATGTCGAGGCCGGACTTCGTTCCTTCGATCTTGATATGCCGGAAGAGATAAACCGGATGGTGACGGATATCCTATCGAGATTCTGTTTTACGACGTCTCCGGAGGCGGAGACAAACCTCAGAAGGGAAGGTGTGGGAGGAGAGAGGATCTTTTTCGTCGGAAACATAATGATAGATTCGCTTCTCCATTACATGGAGAAGTCGGAAAGCATGACTATCCTTGAGGATATAGGAGTCAAAAAAGGGCAGTATATCCTCGTTACTCTTCACAGACCGTCGAATGTCGACACCGTCGAGGATCTCAGATCTCTTTTTGAGATGCTGACCGGCCTCTCGCAAAGGATGCCTGTCATGTTCCCGGTCCATCCCCGGACAAAAAAGATGATCGATGCCGCAGATCCGCCGTTCAAAACAAGTGAGAATCTTATGATGATCGACCCTGTCGGGTATCTCGGATTTCTCAAGGCGATGCGGTATGCCAGAATTGTGATAACCGATTCCGGTGGTATCCAGGAGGAGACTACGGTCCTGGGTGTGCCATGTATCACTGTCCGCAACAATACTGAACGGCCGATCACCATCGATGTGGGTACCAACGTGCTTGCCGGGACAGACCCGTTGCGTGTGAAAGAAGAAGCGCTCAGGATCCTTGAAAGCGGTCGGGATGAGTACGGGATCCCGCCGCTATGGGATGGAAAGACGGCCGGGCGGATAGCTGATGTCCTTCAAAAACATTTCGACTGA
- a CDS encoding flippase → MTQRSSRNDSLAAGYFWTFGSTAMPLLGAFIVSLIVARWMGPRIVGLINWTMAAATILLIPGKFGIDGAASRLISEYKVKAPQNIGTLLTASIRMRMLFTIPVAFATAVFAPQLARFFHEEALVPLFRISALMIFTVSFNELSVLLIIGLGKFRFLFAMRVLMFAIRVGVVIMAIRFAMGAEGVLAAYIIATLAAALIIFIYLFKTPETNGLSARSPQSESIGDIWKRLFRISAPLAISGASVTIYSLLDKLMLGYFEGASQVGIYSMARNLLETSLFPTFALVMTLRPILAGAWSEGDRERCRSVINRSVMNSIIYSSCVLVVFASLAGPLITGLFTSDFAESSRILILFLPLVLMRSIGSVILPGLIAADRADTYAKLTLLGAVANFILNIILIPPLGASGAVISTLISYLPIEILGLRSLAAAVPGFWSRRDWTRAVKVFAAALVTIALYRVVITRPESLFPTIMHAAALSLVYIVLLFLSRALTSVDIRDLAGPFVGGRRKA, encoded by the coding sequence ATGACGCAAAGATCTTCCAGAAACGATTCTTTAGCAGCCGGGTACTTCTGGACTTTCGGATCTACCGCGATGCCTCTCCTCGGGGCTTTTATTGTCTCGTTGATAGTGGCAAGGTGGATGGGTCCGCGGATAGTGGGGCTTATCAACTGGACGATGGCTGCCGCCACGATTCTGCTTATTCCCGGAAAATTCGGGATCGATGGTGCGGCGTCGCGCCTTATCAGCGAATATAAGGTAAAAGCCCCGCAGAATATCGGTACTCTTCTTACCGCAAGCATTCGGATGAGGATGCTTTTTACCATACCGGTAGCTTTTGCCACAGCGGTCTTCGCTCCCCAACTCGCCCGGTTTTTTCATGAAGAAGCCCTGGTACCGCTGTTCAGGATAAGCGCCCTGATGATCTTTACAGTCAGTTTCAATGAACTCTCAGTCCTTCTGATCATCGGCCTCGGGAAATTCCGTTTCCTCTTCGCGATGAGAGTGCTTATGTTCGCGATAAGGGTCGGGGTAGTCATCATGGCGATAAGGTTTGCGATGGGGGCGGAAGGAGTTCTGGCCGCTTATATAATCGCCACACTGGCAGCCGCTCTGATAATATTCATATATCTTTTCAAAACTCCGGAGACCAACGGCCTTTCCGCCCGATCTCCGCAGAGCGAGTCGATAGGTGATATATGGAAAAGGCTTTTCAGGATAAGCGCTCCCCTGGCAATTAGCGGAGCTTCAGTGACTATCTATTCGCTTCTCGATAAATTGATGCTTGGTTATTTCGAGGGAGCCTCCCAGGTAGGGATATATTCGATGGCGAGAAATCTTCTTGAGACAAGCCTGTTTCCGACTTTCGCGCTGGTCATGACATTGCGGCCGATTCTTGCCGGCGCGTGGTCGGAAGGGGACAGGGAGCGCTGCAGGTCGGTAATAAACCGGTCTGTCATGAATTCCATCATTTATTCTTCCTGCGTGTTGGTTGTTTTCGCTTCTCTCGCAGGTCCTCTTATCACAGGGCTTTTCACTTCGGATTTCGCTGAATCGTCCAGGATACTTATTCTGTTTCTTCCGCTGGTATTGATGAGAAGCATTGGGTCGGTAATTCTTCCAGGCCTGATCGCGGCTGACAGGGCGGATACCTACGCGAAACTGACACTTCTGGGAGCAGTTGCCAATTTTATTCTCAATATCATCCTCATTCCACCTCTTGGAGCAAGCGGTGCTGTCATCTCCACTCTTATATCATATCTCCCGATCGAGATCCTCGGACTGAGATCCCTGGCCGCCGCCGTTCCGGGTTTCTGGAGTAGAAGGGACTGGACAAGAGCGGTAAAGGTTTTTGCCGCGGCTCTTGTTACGATAGCCCTTTACCGCGTGGTTATTACCAGGCCGGAAAGCCTTTTCCCCACGATCATGCACGCGGCAGCGCTGAGCCTTGTCTATATTGTGCTTCTCTTTTTGAGCCGGGCACTTACTTCTGTCGATATCAGGGATCTTGCCGGCCCATTCGTGGGGGGCAGGCGGAAGGCATGA
- a CDS encoding undecaprenyl/decaprenyl-phosphate alpha-N-acetylglucosaminyl 1-phosphate transferase gives MDLCGGIMTAAGLILPLILSFILGLVFTPLAIAIALRWNIAEKPNGRNNREIAHIGGVAIIGGILFALIPAFLFFLPQYPLNRVFVPILIASGFITFLLGIIDDLRSLHYLYKLFFQVAVSLLVSASGIGLLKHFGIVILPFPAVISAFFLSSVWMLTVTTSFNLIDGIDGLASGIAVISAAGFFAAGYLFGIPLVMVLSVVIFGVALAFLKFNFPPARIFMGDSGSLFLGLIFGLIALLMVVSTEGIFYVVSGCLLILSVPLMDCALAFFRRIMTGRPPFEADHMHLHHILLYRLGSVKKVDLLLWSFSAVFSALGVLTMKFHFPVLLVSLVMELVVFGFALRDMVNFDISVEKMDEIISGYVSSQTTAIPRHDRSH, from the coding sequence ATGGATCTTTGCGGGGGAATAATGACTGCTGCCGGTCTGATATTGCCATTGATACTTTCCTTCATTCTGGGGCTTGTCTTCACTCCTCTGGCTATAGCGATAGCTCTGCGCTGGAATATAGCCGAGAAGCCGAACGGCAGGAATAACCGTGAGATAGCGCATATAGGAGGAGTGGCGATAATAGGAGGGATACTTTTCGCACTGATCCCCGCTTTCCTTTTCTTTCTTCCTCAGTACCCACTGAACAGGGTCTTTGTCCCGATTCTTATAGCGAGCGGATTCATTACGTTTCTGCTTGGTATAATAGACGATCTTCGCTCGCTTCACTATCTGTACAAGCTGTTTTTCCAGGTAGCCGTCTCTCTTCTCGTCTCGGCCTCAGGGATCGGACTTCTTAAACATTTCGGGATCGTTATTCTCCCGTTTCCGGCGGTAATATCGGCTTTTTTCCTTTCATCGGTCTGGATGTTGACGGTGACTACGTCGTTCAATCTGATAGACGGAATTGACGGGCTGGCTTCCGGGATAGCGGTCATTTCGGCGGCGGGATTTTTTGCGGCAGGATATCTTTTCGGTATTCCCCTGGTAATGGTGTTGTCGGTTGTCATCTTCGGCGTGGCTCTCGCGTTTCTGAAATTCAATTTTCCTCCCGCGAGGATCTTTATGGGTGATTCAGGAAGTCTTTTTCTCGGATTGATATTCGGGCTGATCGCGCTGCTGATGGTAGTATCGACCGAAGGTATATTCTACGTTGTGTCGGGATGCCTGTTGATCCTGAGCGTCCCCCTGATGGATTGCGCTCTTGCGTTTTTCAGGCGGATCATGACGGGTAGGCCTCCATTCGAAGCGGATCACATGCATCTCCATCATATCCTGCTGTACAGGCTTGGCTCGGTAAAGAAAGTCGATCTTCTGCTGTGGAGTTTTTCGGCCGTCTTCAGCGCGCTCGGAGTATTGACAATGAAGTTTCATTTCCCCGTCCTTCTGGTATCACTCGTCATGGAGCTTGTCGTTTTTGGTTTCGCTTTGCGGGACATGGTCAATTTCGATATTTCAGTAGAAAAGATGGATGAGATCATCAGTGGATACGTCTCTTCCCAGACAACGGCGATTCCCAGACATGACAGATCCCATTGA
- the serS gene encoding serine--tRNA ligase, whose product MLDRKFIRKEPETVKKGLKAKGVEFDLEDYLDLDRKMREIIQETELLKHERNTVSLEISRLKKEKKDATEIMVRMKETAGRIREADSELKTISDRLDSLSLAIPNLPHESVPHGTSEKDNPVIKTWGDIPAYPQRPLPHWEIGEKLSILDMPAGVTLTGRGFVVLRGGGARLSRALVNFFLDIHQKQGYEELIIPYMANRDSMTGTGQLPKMEDDMYHCEKDDLFLIPTAEVPITNIYRDSVLERPILPKKCTAYSPCFRREAGSYGQDTRGLIRVHQFDKVEMVKFVRPEDSYEELESLLTDACEILELLEISYRVIELCTADLSFAAAKCYDIETFAPGIEKWLEVSSCSNFEDFQARRARIRTREEKGGKVEFVHTLNGSGMALPRIIATILELNQTPTGKVRIPKALVPYMGGMEYLEA is encoded by the coding sequence ATGCTCGACCGAAAATTTATCAGGAAAGAACCTGAAACGGTAAAAAAGGGATTGAAAGCAAAGGGGGTCGAGTTCGATCTTGAAGATTATCTCGATCTCGACAGGAAGATGCGCGAAATAATCCAGGAAACGGAACTGCTGAAACACGAAAGAAATACCGTTTCCCTGGAAATATCCAGGCTTAAAAAGGAAAAGAAGGACGCCACAGAGATCATGGTCCGGATGAAGGAGACGGCGGGAAGGATCAGGGAAGCGGATTCCGAACTGAAAACCATTTCCGACAGGCTCGATTCTCTTTCACTGGCGATTCCCAATCTTCCGCATGAATCAGTCCCCCATGGAACGAGCGAAAAGGATAATCCCGTCATCAAAACCTGGGGGGATATTCCGGCTTATCCGCAGAGACCTTTGCCTCACTGGGAGATCGGAGAGAAGCTTTCGATCCTGGATATGCCGGCGGGTGTGACTTTGACAGGTCGTGGATTTGTGGTCCTTCGCGGTGGCGGAGCCCGCCTGTCGAGGGCACTTGTCAATTTTTTCCTCGATATTCATCAGAAGCAGGGATACGAAGAGTTGATCATCCCTTACATGGCTAACAGGGATTCGATGACTGGTACGGGCCAGCTTCCCAAGATGGAAGATGATATGTATCACTGTGAGAAGGACGATCTTTTCCTGATTCCAACGGCTGAGGTCCCGATAACTAATATCTACAGAGACTCGGTCCTTGAGAGGCCGATCCTTCCCAAGAAATGTACCGCGTACAGTCCCTGTTTCAGAAGAGAGGCGGGGAGCTACGGTCAGGATACGCGGGGTCTTATCAGAGTGCACCAGTTCGACAAGGTCGAGATGGTAAAATTCGTCAGGCCAGAGGATTCTTATGAAGAGCTGGAATCTCTTCTGACCGATGCCTGCGAGATACTTGAACTTCTTGAGATTTCCTACAGGGTGATCGAACTATGTACGGCCGATCTCAGTTTCGCGGCCGCCAAATGTTATGATATAGAGACCTTCGCACCCGGTATTGAAAAATGGCTTGAAGTCTCTTCATGCAGCAATTTTGAGGATTTTCAGGCAAGACGGGCAAGGATAAGGACCAGGGAGGAGAAAGGGGGAAAGGTCGAATTCGTGCATACGCTTAATGGTTCCGGTATGGCATTGCCCCGTATAATAGCGACGATCCTCGAACTGAACCAGACGCCTACCGGCAAGGTCCGGATTCCGAAAGCCCTTGTTCCTTACATGGGGGGCATGGAGTATCTTGAAGCATGA
- a CDS encoding HAMP domain-containing histidine kinase: MKHELNIRTSRNLPFLLKVYFIAGTVLLVSAALLYNNSLMKRMTAQAESTASLFSRFIGISLLQAENEANRNFFREIRSSISLPYILTDTMGRPFIWNDIGMDDIGDIEWQRCVDFNPLQPNDEILLDVYNKAMEFDRINDPIIVEGKEFRLVVHHGPSKLTRELQYAPYIQFVVILIFILLGFFGFRTVKTGEQRSIWVGMAKETAHQLGTPLSSVMGWLEIIKDQAEKSGCDGRISSAAQEATADVDRLSKISSRFGKIGSMPDLEYQKLAPIIEETVEYFERRRPALKIDSTISVEMDELPLIRCSHDLVGWVFENLIKNSLDAMVGQEGKINIAARMNKDENRVEVTFSDNGRGMSSSLKKRIFSPGITTKKRGWGLGLALVKRIVEDIHDGTINVIYTHPGKGTVFMITFPVS; the protein is encoded by the coding sequence TTGAAGCATGAATTGAATATCAGGACTTCGAGGAATCTTCCTTTTCTTCTTAAAGTCTACTTCATCGCTGGAACAGTCCTTCTGGTCTCGGCGGCCCTTCTTTATAACAACAGTCTGATGAAGAGGATGACGGCCCAGGCGGAAAGTACGGCAAGTCTGTTTTCCAGGTTCATCGGAATATCGCTTCTTCAGGCGGAAAACGAAGCTAACAGGAATTTCTTCCGCGAGATAAGGTCATCGATCTCACTGCCATATATATTGACCGATACAATGGGACGTCCTTTCATCTGGAACGACATAGGTATGGATGACATCGGGGATATCGAATGGCAGCGCTGCGTCGATTTCAATCCTCTCCAGCCGAATGATGAAATTCTACTCGATGTGTATAACAAGGCGATGGAATTCGACAGGATCAACGATCCGATAATAGTCGAGGGGAAAGAATTCCGGCTCGTGGTCCACCATGGACCTTCGAAGCTCACAAGGGAGCTTCAATATGCCCCATATATCCAGTTCGTGGTGATCCTTATATTTATTCTTCTCGGATTCTTCGGATTCAGGACTGTAAAGACGGGAGAGCAGCGATCGATATGGGTCGGGATGGCGAAAGAGACGGCGCACCAGCTTGGGACGCCTCTCTCGTCAGTGATGGGATGGCTGGAGATCATCAAGGACCAGGCGGAGAAATCAGGTTGCGATGGAAGGATAAGCAGCGCCGCTCAGGAAGCGACTGCTGACGTGGACAGGCTCAGCAAGATATCATCCAGGTTCGGCAAGATCGGTTCCATGCCTGATCTTGAATACCAGAAACTGGCTCCGATAATTGAAGAGACAGTTGAATATTTCGAACGCCGAAGGCCGGCTTTAAAGATCGATTCGACTATCAGCGTCGAGATGGATGAATTACCGCTGATAAGATGCAGCCATGATCTTGTGGGATGGGTATTCGAGAACCTTATCAAGAATTCCCTCGATGCGATGGTCGGTCAGGAAGGAAAGATCAATATAGCTGCCAGGATGAACAAGGATGAAAACAGGGTCGAAGTGACATTCAGCGACAACGGGCGCGGAATGAGCTCAAGCCTGAAAAAAAGGATCTTTTCGCCGGGCATCACAACCAAGAAAAGAGGCTGGGGCCTGGGGTTGGCGCTTGTAAAAAGAATCGTGGAGGATATCCACGATGGAACGATCAATGTCATATATACTCATCCCGGGAAAGGGACGGTTTTTATGATCACGTTCCCTGTAAGTTGA